A DNA window from Oceanotoga teriensis contains the following coding sequences:
- a CDS encoding cold shock domain-containing protein: protein MKGSVKWFDSKKGYGFITAEDGNDVFVHFSAITMDGYKKLEENQNVEFEIVEGEKGPQASNVTLAD, encoded by the coding sequence GTGAAAGGTTCAGTAAAATGGTTTGATTCAAAAAAGGGTTATGGTTTCATCACAGCAGAAGATGGAAATGATGTATTTGTTCATTTCTCAGCAATTACTATGGATGGTTACAAGAAATTAGAAGAAAATCAGAATGTAGAATTTGAAATTGTTGAAGGCGAAAAAGGACCACAAGCTTCAAACGTTACACTCGCTGACTAA
- the radC gene encoding RadC family protein, with translation MNTELLPREKLLSYGSERLTDQELIAIILRRGVKGANVFEVSKKIIEKYENFIQLYDISIEELQKIKGVGQVSAINLKASLEMGKRYHIQKMRYKSKKMESPLNVYNYCEDLIHSDKEIVRVLILDSKLNLIIHEDVSIGTANASIAHPRDIFKKAIIHNAVSIILVHNHPSGDPRPSMQDYDLTEKVKQSGEILGIKLQDHIIIGKNKYYSFNISRMVELDDR, from the coding sequence TTGAATACAGAATTATTACCAAGGGAAAAATTACTTAGTTATGGATCGGAAAGACTTACTGACCAAGAACTCATTGCTATAATCTTGAGAAGAGGTGTAAAAGGGGCAAATGTTTTTGAAGTATCAAAAAAAATTATAGAAAAATATGAAAATTTTATTCAATTATATGATATAAGTATAGAAGAACTTCAAAAAATAAAAGGGGTAGGTCAAGTTTCAGCTATAAATTTAAAAGCCTCTTTAGAAATGGGAAAAAGATATCATATACAAAAAATGAGATATAAAAGCAAAAAAATGGAATCTCCATTGAATGTTTATAACTATTGTGAAGATCTTATACATTCAGACAAAGAGATAGTAAGAGTTTTAATATTAGATTCGAAATTAAATCTTATAATACATGAAGATGTAAGTATTGGTACAGCAAATGCTTCTATAGCCCATCCAAGAGATATATTTAAAAAAGCAATTATACATAATGCTGTATCTATAATTCTTGTTCATAATCATCCTTCGGGAGATCCAAGGCCAAGTATGCAAGACTATGATCTTACAGAAAAAGTAAAACAATCTGGAGAAATCCTGGGAATAAAATTACAAGATCATATAATAATAGGTAAAAATAAATATTATAGTTTTAATATATCCAGGATGGTGGAACTTGATGACAGATGA
- a CDS encoding Maf family protein — protein MITTNNNIVLGSKSPRRQSLLKFIVNDFKIRTSDINEEYCSKNADDIVEEISEKKSKSIKIQKEEILITSDTMVFYENYKLGKPRNKDEAFKMLSMLSGKKHYVYTGITFRTLSNITTFNEKTEVYFRKLDEQIIDYYIENFNVYDKAGAYGIQDFGAVLVEKINGDYYNIMGFPISKIYYNLIDFMRGDGIEYRIITKGKIT, from the coding sequence TTGATAACAACTAATAATAATATAGTATTAGGATCAAAATCTCCGAGAAGACAATCTTTATTGAAATTTATAGTTAATGATTTTAAGATAAGAACTTCAGATATAAATGAAGAATATTGTAGCAAAAATGCAGATGATATAGTTGAAGAAATCTCAGAGAAAAAAAGTAAATCTATAAAAATACAAAAAGAAGAAATATTGATAACTTCTGATACAATGGTTTTTTATGAAAATTATAAACTTGGAAAACCTCGAAATAAAGATGAGGCTTTTAAAATGTTATCAATGCTTTCTGGCAAAAAACATTATGTTTATACTGGAATAACATTTAGAACTTTAAGTAATATAACAACTTTTAATGAAAAAACAGAAGTATATTTTAGAAAATTGGATGAACAAATTATAGATTATTATATAGAAAATTTTAATGTATATGATAAAGCTGGAGCATATGGAATTCAAGACTTTGGAGCTGTTTTAGTAGAAAAAATAAATGGTGATTATTACAATATAATGGGGTTTCCAATTTCAAAAATATATTACAATCTTATTGATTTCATGCGGGGGGATGGAATTGAATACAGAATTATTACCAAGGGAAAAATTACTTAG
- a CDS encoding Gx transporter family protein, protein MVKSKSISYISILTAMASAIYYVETFLPLPVGVPGARWGFSNFPIIISVIENMGFVNIMMIALLKTVIGSILSGKFLAPTFYLGLSGALASALMMYLMNKIFKKLSILGISEIGAFFSNTAQIIVAGVFIVKSKGIVYYYPYMILFGALTAFINAYVVKIVKRSVKFDNN, encoded by the coding sequence ATGGTAAAATCAAAAAGTATATCTTATATTTCAATATTAACAGCTATGGCATCTGCAATATATTATGTTGAAACATTTTTACCTTTACCTGTAGGTGTACCAGGTGCTAGATGGGGATTTTCTAATTTTCCAATAATAATATCTGTTATTGAAAATATGGGATTTGTTAATATAATGATGATAGCTTTATTAAAGACAGTTATAGGTTCTATATTAAGCGGGAAATTTCTTGCTCCAACATTTTATTTGGGATTAAGTGGAGCATTAGCTTCTGCTTTGATGATGTATTTAATGAATAAAATATTTAAAAAACTTTCTATACTTGGAATAAGCGAAATAGGAGCTTTTTTTTCAAATACTGCACAAATAATAGTTGCAGGAGTTTTTATAGTAAAATCTAAAGGAATAGTGTATTATTATCCATATATGATACTATTTGGAGCCTTAACGGCATTTATAAATGCATATGTCGTAAAAATAGTGAAAAGGAGTGTAAAATTTGATAACAACTAA
- a CDS encoding NusG domain II-containing protein has protein sequence MKLINKKDIIIIIGIIIISLVFILINKSDKKIRGADVYIKNEKVMEITKEGTYTLFDENEIPIMKIEYLNQKIRAVESNCPLQICVNMGWVDSPNHEIICIPNKVIIKPIGKDETGVDLLTW, from the coding sequence ATGAAATTAATAAATAAAAAAGATATAATAATAATAATTGGTATTATTATTATATCTTTAGTATTCATTTTAATAAATAAAAGTGATAAAAAAATAAGGGGTGCTGATGTTTATATAAAAAATGAAAAAGTAATGGAAATAACGAAAGAAGGAACATATACATTATTTGATGAAAATGAAATACCAATAATGAAAATAGAATATTTAAATCAAAAAATTAGAGCTGTAGAATCGAATTGTCCATTACAAATATGTGTGAATATGGGATGGGTTGACAGTCCAAATCATGAAATCATATGTATACCAAATAAAGTTATAATAAAACCTATTGGAAAAGATGAAACTGGAGTTGATCTATTGACATGGTAA
- the deoC gene encoding deoxyribose-phosphate aldolase: MENKELKEMIDQEIKRVNNDYIMQEKNITIEPKDMAKYIDHTVLKAETTPQDIVKLCKEAKENHFFSVCINPAYVSLAKEELENSEVKIATVIGFPLGANDTTVKAYETQIAREDGADEFDMVINVGMLKNKYYDYVLNDIKSVVEAADGKLVKVIIETCYLTKEEKIAACLLSKLAGAQFVKTSTGFGTNGATKEDVSLMKFVVGDELKVKASGGVRDFDGALTMIKNGAERIGASAGIKIINS, from the coding sequence ATGGAAAATAAAGAATTAAAAGAAATGATAGATCAAGAAATAAAAAGAGTTAACAATGATTATATTATGCAAGAAAAAAATATAACAATTGAACCTAAAGACATGGCAAAATATATAGACCATACAGTCTTAAAAGCCGAAACAACTCCACAAGATATAGTAAAACTATGTAAAGAAGCGAAAGAAAATCATTTCTTTTCAGTATGCATAAATCCTGCATATGTTTCATTAGCTAAAGAAGAACTTGAAAATAGTGAAGTGAAAATAGCTACAGTTATAGGATTTCCTCTTGGTGCAAATGATACAACAGTAAAAGCCTATGAAACTCAAATTGCTCGTGAAGATGGTGCAGATGAATTTGATATGGTTATAAATGTTGGGATGCTTAAAAATAAATATTATGATTATGTATTAAATGATATAAAATCAGTAGTAGAAGCTGCTGATGGAAAACTTGTAAAAGTTATAATAGAAACATGTTATTTAACAAAAGAGGAAAAGATAGCTGCATGTTTATTATCAAAATTAGCTGGAGCTCAATTTGTAAAAACTTCTACAGGATTTGGAACGAATGGGGCAACAAAAGAAGATGTATCATTGATGAAATTTGTAGTTGGTGATGAATTAAAAGTAAAAGCCTCAGGAGGAGTTAGAGACTTTGATGGAGCTTTAACTATGATAAAAAACGGTGCAGAAAGAATAGGTGCAAGTGCAGGAATAAAGATAATAAATTCATAA